The genomic region GGGTACAATTTATCATGGTGATACTGACTATGGGCCGATGGTACATGCCAGATTAATTCCAGGAGAGGAAACATCGGGGAAACTTGTCTCAGCCGTGAGAAAAGAAGCAAAGAATATCGCTGAGGAAAAGAATTTTCAAACTGTATTAATTGATGGATCACCCGGGATTGGCTGCAATGTAATATCATCTATTACAGGAGCTGGCAGGGTAATCATTGTCACAGAACCAACCATGTCTGGTATTCATGACATGAAAAGAGTTCTGGATATAACAGAAAAATTTTCCGGGAAAGCTTATATTATTATCAACAAATCCGATCTCTCTGAGGATATGAGTAGAGAAATAGAAAAGGAGTCTGAGAGAAGAGGCGCTCCTGTCGTCCTTAAACTCCCTTTTTATAAAAATATGGTAAAAGCCATAACATATAAAAAAATACCCTCACTGGCGGAAAAGGATTTTTTCTCCAGTCATGGATTCGAAGAATTTATCCGGATTCTAAAGAAATAAGTCTTTGAATCTCAACAGGATATAAGTCTCTGAAATCTCAATAATTCAAAAAAAGAAAAATCAAAATATATGACATAGTAA from Oceanispirochaeta sp. harbors:
- a CDS encoding ATP-binding protein — encoded protein: MAINEIVVISGKGGTGKTSITASILPYLENAVVADCDVDAPDLHILLHPVETASNTFIGTKKAKLDAEKCTACMLCYNHCKFNAISEFLVFNPMKCEGCGVCELVCPVNAVILEDTVVGTIYHGDTDYGPMVHARLIPGEETSGKLVSAVRKEAKNIAEEKNFQTVLIDGSPGIGCNVISSITGAGRVIIVTEPTMSGIHDMKRVLDITEKFSGKAYIIINKSDLSEDMSREIEKESERRGAPVVLKLPFYKNMVKAITYKKIPSLAEKDFFSSHGFEEFIRILKK